Proteins co-encoded in one Acidobacteriota bacterium genomic window:
- the truA gene encoding tRNA pseudouridine(38-40) synthase TruA, with protein MLRNIRMILQYVGTKYHGWQIQENAFSIQEIIEEKLSLILNEKVRIIGAGRTDAGVHALAQVANFKTLNQLPIHKIFKGINSLLPEEIAVIDMGEAEMGFNARKDAKKKEYYYQIWNGEVIPPFLAPLAKHIPYKLDQERMSIAAAIFLGEHDFTSFCSSHSNIEDKVRTVYHSGIEVTGAMIKYRIIANGFLQHMVRNIVGTLIEIGKRKHSEREIEEILMARDRRKAGFAAPAKGLFLARVYY; from the coding sequence ATGCTAAGAAATATTCGGATGATCCTGCAGTATGTCGGGACTAAGTATCATGGCTGGCAGATCCAGGAAAATGCATTCTCCATCCAGGAGATCATCGAGGAAAAGCTATCTCTGATCCTGAATGAGAAGGTAAGGATTATCGGCGCTGGACGGACCGATGCGGGGGTTCATGCCCTCGCCCAGGTCGCGAACTTCAAGACGTTAAACCAGCTTCCCATCCATAAGATATTCAAAGGGATCAACTCGCTTCTGCCCGAAGAGATAGCCGTCATAGATATGGGGGAGGCAGAGATGGGTTTCAATGCAAGGAAGGATGCCAAGAAAAAGGAATATTACTACCAGATCTGGAACGGAGAGGTTATCCCTCCATTCCTGGCCCCTCTGGCAAAGCATATCCCTTACAAACTGGATCAGGAAAGGATGAGCATAGCGGCAGCAATCTTTCTCGGCGAACACGACTTTACCTCTTTCTGCTCCTCTCATTCTAATATTGAAGACAAGGTCAGAACAGTCTATCATTCTGGGATTGAGGTTACGGGTGCGATGATCAAATACCGGATCATCGCCAACGGCTTCCTGCAACACATGGTTCGAAACATCGTTGGCACACTGATCGAGATAGGGAAGAGGAAACATAGCGAGCGAGAAATAGAGGAGATCCTGATGGCAAGAGATCGAAGGAAAGCCGGCTTTGCGGCTCCGGCCAAAGGACTCTTTCTCGCCAGAGTGTACTATTGA
- the galE gene encoding UDP-glucose 4-epimerase GalE codes for MSVIVTGGAGYIGSHIVKRLVEMGEAPIVIDDLSEGHRDSIGECRLIIGDFSDPEVLGKAIADDDPPFIIHMAANSLVGESIVNPSKYYENNLIKSLRMLDFLREEKVKGIVFSSSAAVYGEPKEIPIKENHPQDPTNPYGETKLSFERALEWYRRSYSIGYVSLRYFNAAGADPDGTIGENHADETHLIPRLLLAILGRIESVEVFGDDYPTYDGTCIRDYIHVMDLAEAHILAMVFLERNRGAGRIFNLGNGEGFSVLEVIEMVKRVTGRDVPVKIGKRRQGDPAVLLASSAKIVEELRWKARFPSLADIIETAWKWHRAHPEGYKKK; via the coding sequence ATGTCGGTAATTGTGACGGGAGGGGCAGGTTACATAGGAAGCCACATTGTCAAGAGGCTGGTCGAGATGGGCGAGGCGCCCATCGTCATCGATGATCTGAGCGAGGGACATAGAGACTCCATCGGAGAGTGCCGGTTAATCATAGGTGACTTCAGCGACCCTGAAGTCCTCGGGAAAGCCATTGCCGATGACGATCCCCCCTTCATCATCCACATGGCAGCAAATTCGCTCGTCGGTGAATCCATCGTCAATCCCTCAAAGTACTATGAGAACAACCTCATTAAATCGCTCCGCATGCTCGATTTTCTAAGGGAGGAAAAGGTAAAAGGGATAGTCTTTTCATCCAGCGCTGCCGTTTATGGGGAGCCGAAAGAGATCCCGATAAAGGAGAACCATCCCCAGGATCCGACGAACCCTTATGGTGAGACAAAGCTCTCCTTCGAGAGAGCCCTTGAATGGTATCGCAGGAGTTATAGTATCGGATATGTTTCGCTACGATACTTCAATGCGGCAGGGGCAGACCCTGATGGAACGATTGGAGAGAACCATGCTGATGAAACACATCTCATACCGAGACTCCTTCTGGCAATCCTTGGGAGGATCGAGAGTGTAGAAGTCTTCGGGGATGATTATCCTACCTACGATGGGACTTGCATCAGAGATTACATCCACGTCATGGACCTAGCGGAAGCGCACATCCTAGCCATGGTATTTCTGGAAAGAAATAGAGGCGCAGGCAGGATATTCAATCTCGGGAATGGTGAAGGCTTCTCAGTTCTTGAAGTAATTGAAATGGTCAAACGGGTAACCGGCAGAGATGTTCCGGTCAAAATCGGTAAGAGAAGGCAAGGAGACCCTGCCGTTCTCTTGGCCAGCTCCGCGAAGATCGTAGAGGAACTCAGATGGAAAGCCAGATTTCCATCTCTCGCCGACATTATAGAAACAGCCTGGAAATGGCACAGAGCCCACCCCGAAGGTTACAAGAAGAAATGA